One Novipirellula galeiformis genomic window, TCTGGGTTAACCGTTTCCAATCCTGTAGCGGAGCGTATTGGTTGGCCCGCACCTTGATATGCGGCAAGTTGTTGTGCTCGAGATAGTCAGCCGTTGCAGAAATCGTGGGCTCAGAGATTTTGTGGCGATTCACGCGACGATCCCAGAGCAAAATCTTGTCAGGGATGCCAAACACCCACCCCACTCCGTCGATGATGGGTTGAGGTTGGCCGAACTCGAACTGCGGGTCCGTATTTTCCACAAGTGCCGGTGCCATTTGTTGGCTCGCAACAGGAATCGGCGTCGGCGACAACACGCGGCACCCGGCCAGCGGCAACAGCAGCCAAGCCAGCGTGACGGCAAATAAGCGATGCGGTTTCAACGTCATTCCAATCGGTTTGATAAATAAGGGGCGTTGATATCCCCAAAACGCGACGCCCTGGCATGAAGGAACGTTTCCCTTGTAGAAAATGTCGCCGCGTCGCAGCAAGCCTGCTTCGCGGCTGGCTCCCCATCGCGACCGCGGTAGCGATCCAACCAACTGACGCCAAGGAACGGTTTGCAATAGAATGACGGCGATATGGATAGCTCACGATTCAGCTGGGCTTCATGCGACGTTTCCCGCCCACAGAGAGTGCCCCTTAACGCGATGGCAGAACCGAGTCATTCATCTCCAAAGTTGAAACGAGACGTTGGAATCTTTGGCGCAACGATGATGGGATTGGGCTCGATTCTGGGCACGGGGATCTTCGTCAGCATCGGGGTTGCGGCGGGCGTAGCGGGACCGGCGGTGTTATTGGCGATCGCGATTGCCGCCCTGGTCGCCATTGCCAACGGGCTTAGCAGTGCTCAACTCGCTGCGAATCATCCGCTCAGCGGTGGGACGTATGAGTATGGTTATCGATGGTTACATCCGCGTCTCGGCTTCACGGCGGGATGGATGTTTTTGTGTGCCAAGAGCGCCTCGGCGGCAACCGCTGCATTGGGATTCGCTGGATATGCGTTGAACACGTTGGGAGGGGACACTTCCCGATGGATCGTGCCGCTGGCCGTGGGGATGGTCCTCGTCCTGACGCTCCTCGTGCTGACGGGGATTCGCCGCAGCAACCAAGCGAATATCGTGATCGTTGCGGCCACCCTACTCTCGTTGGTCGCATTCGTGATCGCCGGATTGCCGATCGCGATGGGAGCGGGAATATCGCATTGGCGTCCCTTCTTTATCTCGAACGTCACCAACGGCAACTCATCAATCGCCGGCTTACTCGAAGCGTGTGCCTTGATGTTTGTGGCTTATACCGGCTATGGGCGAATCGCGACCTTGGGCGAAGAGATTCATGACCCCAAACGAAGCATTCCGATTGCAATCATCATCACGTTGGCACTTTCGATGGTTTGCTATGGCAGTGTCGGCTTCGTGGCGATTGGATCCTCGGGTGCCGAAACCTTGTCTGCGGCCACTCAGCGGCAAGCCGCTCCATTGGAGGTGATCGCACGCGGATTTAGCCTGCCCGCGATCGCTCCCCTGGTTGCAATTGGTGCCGTGACGGCGATGCTCGGCGTGCTGCTGAATCTGATTCTCGGGCTCTCACGCGTGGCCTACGCAATGGGCCGCCGCGGCGACTTACCCGCCGGATTGGCACGCGTGAGCCCGTCGGCATCAACCCCTTACGTTTCCGTCCTGTGTGTCGGGGGAATCATTGCCGGGCTGACCTTGATCGGCAACGTCAAAACAACATGGTCGTTCAGTGCATTCACCGTGTTGATTTATTATGCGATCACCAATCTTGCTGCGACTCGACTCTCCAGCGACGAGCGTCTCTACCCGCGTTTCATCCCCTGGATCGGCCTGGTCGCTTGTGTGTTTCTCGCCTTTTGGGTCGAGCCACTGATTTGGATGATCGGGCTCGCATTGATCGCGATCGGACTCGTGTGGCAGCAAATGAGCTCACGCTTTGTCTAATCGCAATCGTTCACGGTCGCGCGTCCCTTGGACGCGACGGATTCGCGTTCAACCCAGGACGCCGCGATGGGGATCCAGCCGAATGGCGGTCGCCCCCAGCTCGCTAGAGAAACGATCGCTAGAGAAACTTCAGCTGTAGAAACACAGGTAGGCGGTTTGTTGCTCGACTTGCACTTGAAACTTCTGATTCGCATCGACGCGAAACTCGCTGCCCGAGGGAAACGATTCAAAGCGACTCGCTCCGGGAAGCTTCACTTTCAATTCCCCCGAAACGACCTTCATCAGCTCCTTCTCACTGGTGCCAAACTCGTATTCGCCAACGGCCATCACCCCGGACGTCACTCGCCCTTCGCTATTTTCAAAACCGATCGATTTGACGTTGCCGTCGAAGTACTCGTTGACCTTCATTGTGTTCACGCTCATTGAATGTTGTTGGAAAGCTGGCACGGGGGCTCAGCGGACATGATAAATTCTGCTGCCGAGCCGACAAGCGGGCAGATAAGGTCGCTACCTTGGCGCATGGTCGACTCGGTCGTCAAGGACGTTCCCCGCGCAACGGGCCGGCCTCGAAGTCGACGCATTCGGGCGAGTCGTCGACGCATCCGGGCGGGTAACATTCAACGCGGGTAACATTCAACGCAGGTAACGGTCAACGCAGGTAACGGTCAACGCAGGTAACGGTCAACTGGGGTAACGGTCGCCCCGGTGGAGAAGCATCCCCTCGATAGAAAACGAGGGGGCTACTCGTCATTCCTCTTCGTCATCCTCTTCATCCACAGCAACGAACGACTCGGTTTCTTCATCCCATTCGAACGCCGAACCGACAGGGGAATCGAGCATGGGAATGATGTTGGGGTCGTAGTTGGCGACCTCGTTGATGTCGTAAATCCCGGTATTATTGGCATCATCGAGGTAATTTTGGGATTCAATGCCCGCCAGGAAACGCCAACCACTATCCTCTTCAAAGTCCGCTTCTTCGCGGTACATGTAGCCCACCGGTTCGCCATCGACCATGATGACATCCGTGGCGAAGCAGCCACCGTAGCCTTCGGCAACAGGTTTGATCTTTTCCAAAGGGATCGCAAAGTTCTTTTTCATGATTGTGCTTTCGCAGAGAGGTCGTGGGATAAGGTGAATGTGGGGTGCAACGAAGGGGGTTACGCCACCAGAGGACGTTTTTGCTCCGAATCGTCAGGGCACGTGTCCCATGGGGTGGGGACCGCCGGGTGGGGACCGTGCTTTTCGATGTGTCCCCGATCCATCGAGCCTCCTGAATTTGCTTGAATTGTAGCGATTGGGAAGCTCGATCCCTACGCCCGTCGATGGGGAAAATGGACAATTCGAGGTGCATTGCGGTAGCCAATCGTTGCCAGCGTTGATCGGGCCAGCGTTGTTCGGGCAGCCGTTGTTCGGGCCGCCGTTGTTCGGGCCGGCGTAAATCAGGAGCGATGCGTTTGATCGGGAGTGACGCGTTTACTCTGGGGTGACACGCCTAACGGTAGCAGCGTCCAACGGCAGCAAAACTCGCTCGATTACCGATCACGGTGGAAATCAGGACCACGACGGCGTTCGCCACGGCAATGGGGATGGACGTGAAGCACGCCGCCAATCCCCCAATCAAAGGGGACTTGGCTCTCTACCGCATGGGGCAGCTGAAGGACTATTGAACGCCCCAAGGTCCTCAAACACACTAAATTCCGTGATTGGTACATTCGGTCGATTGGGGGGATTCGTTTGTTTTCCAGCCGACCCCAATAACCAATATGAAGTAGACCCATCGGCCTGGGATCGTTAGCCTAAGTGCGCTAATCGTACACATCATTTGCATCATCGCAATTTTTCGGCATCCCCCGACGCTCCAACGCAAATACCACCTATGAAACAACCCCTGTTAGAGCGCCGCAGCCCGCTGGGGGTCAACTATGCGTTGCTCATTTTGATGGTGTTCTTTTTCGTGCTGCCCTCGGTGTTTCGGGCGGCGCGTTTGAGTCTGGTCGATACCCAGAACGAAGTCAAAGATTGGTTGCCAAGTGATTTTCCTGAAACCGCCGAACTGGATTGGTTTGCGAATCACTTTGTAGGGGAAAGTTTCGTCTTAGCAACTTGGCCTGGGTGCACCAGCGGTGACCAGCGTTTGCAGTTGCTCGAGCAAAAACTACGTCATGAATCGGACGCTTACGATCCCGCCGCAGGGCGTTCGGAGGAAGTCCGCCAGGAATATGATCGCGCCCGCACCCAGGGCAAAGATCTGCAGTTGCTCAACACCGGGCGTAAGCATGACAACTGGGGCGCTGAAGATGAAAAGTGGGTGCGATCGGCTTCGGGGGAATGGTACTACATCACCCCCGATGGAAAGCTGTATCGCTGGACCGAAGCAATGTCCGGCCCGGCGGCGCTGATCCGCGCGATCAAACGAGCCACCGGCCACTACAAACTTGAGGGGCAATTCGTCACTTCGTTTGGCGAAGCGTCTGACGACCAGGCGACAAACGCGTTCTACAACGATCCTTCGCTAATATGTGCCCCGCTTTTCCATACGGTTGAAACCGGCGACTCGATCGCGGGCGAATTAGCGTCCCCCGGGGGGGCGCTTTGGCCCATCGACCTGACGGACGAATCAAAGCGTGCGACCGTGGCGAGACGTTTGGCCTTGGAACGATTGACCGGGACGCTATTTGCCAATGCGGTCCCTTTCGAATTCGATTGGAGCGTTGAGTCATTTCGCGAAGAGGTTCCCGCGTCGCGTCGCGATGCCTTGCCTGAGACTTTTGATGTGCTCGTGCAAACGAACCTCGATCGCATTCTCGCGGAGCGTTTCAACGGTTCGCTCGACGAGTTGCGTGCCGCTCCGACCACCGATCAGGCGGAGGTTTGGTATGCAATCTATGATGCCTTGGAGGTGCCTCCGCCACCGCGATTGACTTGCGTGTTGGTGACCTTGACCGATATTGCCAAGGACAACTTGCCCTATGTTTTGGGTCGTGGAGTTGCCGGTGGCCCACGCGGTCGGTTGCTGCAATTGGCCGAAGAATCCGGAGTCCGTCCACCGCCCGCGCCATCGACCGCACCTCCTCCGTTTAACAAGGAAGAGGTTGATCTGGTTTCGGGAATGCCGTCGCTTCACTTGGGCGGGCCTCCGGTGGACAACACCGCGATCGATGAAGAGGGAACCATCACGTTGATTCGGCTATTGGGCTACAGCCTGATTGTCGGGATTGGGTTGTCGTATGTCTGTTTCCGCAGCATCAAGATCACGACGATGATCTTTGTGGTGGGCGGCAGCGCGGCGATGTTAAGCATGGCGATGGTTTGGTGGACCGGCGGCAAGGTCGATGCCATTTTGATGAGCATGCCGTCGCTGGTCTACGTGCTGGGACTTGCCGGTGCAATTCACGTCGTCAACTATTACCGGGACGAGGTGCGTTCCAATGGAGAGGCGGGGGCCGCGGGCCGTGCGCTTCGCCATGCAATCGTGCCTTGTGCGCTGGCCTCGTTCACCACCGCGATTGGCTTGGGGTCGTTGGTCATTAGCAACTTGGCACCGATCAGCAACTTTGGGTTGTATTCCGCCATCGGCGTGTTGGTCACGCTGATCATCTTGTTCACCTACTTGCCATCCGCGCTGCAAACATTCGCGCCCGATGTGGACCACGATGCGAAGGAAACAAACTCGCCCCCCCATCCCCAAGCTACAGGCCGAAACCCACAGCGGAACGGCAGCCCTGAGGAGGAGTCCACCGAAGGTCGATTCGCCGAGTGGTGGGCAATGGTGGGACGCTGGATCACGGGCCATCACGCCCTCGTCAGCATCGTGTGTTTGACCGTTTTACTGCTCGGTTCGATCGGGCTAACGAAGATCAAAACCTCCGTCCAACTGCTAAAGTTGTTCGACTCCGGCTCACGCATCATTCGTGACTACGCTTGGTTGGAGGATCATTTTGGAAAACTGGTCCCGATGGAAATGATCGTGCGCGTGCCCACCTCGGCACTCGCAGAAAACATCACCGACGAACCAGCCAAAGCGATGCCGCCGCAGCGGGACGGGGCGGACGAAGAGCCCAGCCAGGAATTCCGTATTGAAACACAGCCGCTCACGATACTCGAGCGAGCCGAGATGGTCGCACGGGTCAGCGAAGTGGTGCGCCGCACACTGGGCGAAACCGGAATGGACGTGGTCGGGCAAACCATGAGCGCCGATACGTTCTTGCCGCCGCTGCCACCACCGAGCAACTCCTATGACCCGGTTCGGTCGATGACCAACCGCCGACTGCTTGATTCACATCAGCAATTGCTGAGCAGTGATTATGTGCGGATTGAGAAAGAGGGCCCGTTTGCGGGCAGCGAATTGTGGCGAATCAGCTTGCGAGTCGGCGCGTTGTCGGATGTCGATTATGGGCGTTTCATTTACACGCTGCGAACTGCGGTGGAACCGGTGATGCGCGCCTACGATACTCGCGAGGTCCTGCTCAGTGCACTCAAACGCGACGCCAAGGGGAACCCACAAAAGCTGTCGGGCAAAGACCGTGTCGTGCTGGTGGGACACAGCCGGCCCGAATCGCTGAACACCGCCAAATTGTTGATCGATGCCGAGACGATCGATACTCGCAGCATCTACCTCTCCACGCTCAAGGAACTATTAGCGAACGAAAAAATACGCGTTGGCTGGATCGATCCCGCTGCCCCCGATTCGAAGATCGAAGTCGGCAGCCCTAAGTGGGACCAGATGGTCGCCGCGACCAGCGCGTTGGTATGGGTGGGTGAAGAGCCGGCCAATCCACAAATACGCAAGTCCGCAAAATGCTGGATTGACGCCACGTTGGTCGAAAATAAACGCGTCGCCGCCGCCTTGACTCCCGACCGCTTTCCCAACGTCGATGGCTCTGGATCGCTACAAACGATTTACACCGGGGTCATTCCGGTAGTTTACAAAGCTCAACGAACGCTGCTCTACAGCCTACTCGAATCGATGGCATTCGCGTTTTTCATGATTGCCATCGTGATGTCGCTGTTGCTCAATCCAGGCCGGATGCCTTGGTCATGGGCCCGATTGCCTAATCTCGGC contains:
- a CDS encoding APC family permease; this translates as MKRDVGIFGATMMGLGSILGTGIFVSIGVAAGVAGPAVLLAIAIAALVAIANGLSSAQLAANHPLSGGTYEYGYRWLHPRLGFTAGWMFLCAKSASAATAALGFAGYALNTLGGDTSRWIVPLAVGMVLVLTLLVLTGIRRSNQANIVIVAATLLSLVAFVIAGLPIAMGAGISHWRPFFISNVTNGNSSIAGLLEACALMFVAYTGYGRIATLGEEIHDPKRSIPIAIIITLALSMVCYGSVGFVAIGSSGAETLSAATQRQAAPLEVIARGFSLPAIAPLVAIGAVTAMLGVLLNLILGLSRVAYAMGRRGDLPAGLARVSPSASTPYVSVLCVGGIIAGLTLIGNVKTTWSFSAFTVLIYYAITNLAATRLSSDERLYPRFIPWIGLVACVFLAFWVEPLIWMIGLALIAIGLVWQQMSSRFV
- the ppnP gene encoding pyrimidine/purine nucleoside phosphorylase, with the protein product MKVNEYFDGNVKSIGFENSEGRVTSGVMAVGEYEFGTSEKELMKVVSGELKVKLPGASRFESFPSGSEFRVDANQKFQVQVEQQTAYLCFYS
- a CDS encoding DUF2185 domain-containing protein; its protein translation is MKKNFAIPLEKIKPVAEGYGGCFATDVIMVDGEPVGYMYREEADFEEDSGWRFLAGIESQNYLDDANNTGIYDINEVANYDPNIIPMLDSPVGSAFEWDEETESFVAVDEEDDEEE
- a CDS encoding efflux RND transporter permease subunit, whose product is MKQPLLERRSPLGVNYALLILMVFFFVLPSVFRAARLSLVDTQNEVKDWLPSDFPETAELDWFANHFVGESFVLATWPGCTSGDQRLQLLEQKLRHESDAYDPAAGRSEEVRQEYDRARTQGKDLQLLNTGRKHDNWGAEDEKWVRSASGEWYYITPDGKLYRWTEAMSGPAALIRAIKRATGHYKLEGQFVTSFGEASDDQATNAFYNDPSLICAPLFHTVETGDSIAGELASPGGALWPIDLTDESKRATVARRLALERLTGTLFANAVPFEFDWSVESFREEVPASRRDALPETFDVLVQTNLDRILAERFNGSLDELRAAPTTDQAEVWYAIYDALEVPPPPRLTCVLVTLTDIAKDNLPYVLGRGVAGGPRGRLLQLAEESGVRPPPAPSTAPPPFNKEEVDLVSGMPSLHLGGPPVDNTAIDEEGTITLIRLLGYSLIVGIGLSYVCFRSIKITTMIFVVGGSAAMLSMAMVWWTGGKVDAILMSMPSLVYVLGLAGAIHVVNYYRDEVRSNGEAGAAGRALRHAIVPCALASFTTAIGLGSLVISNLAPISNFGLYSAIGVLVTLIILFTYLPSALQTFAPDVDHDAKETNSPPHPQATGRNPQRNGSPEEESTEGRFAEWWAMVGRWITGHHALVSIVCLTVLLLGSIGLTKIKTSVQLLKLFDSGSRIIRDYAWLEDHFGKLVPMEMIVRVPTSALAENITDEPAKAMPPQRDGADEEPSQEFRIETQPLTILERAEMVARVSEVVRRTLGETGMDVVGQTMSADTFLPPLPPPSNSYDPVRSMTNRRLLDSHQQLLSSDYVRIEKEGPFAGSELWRISLRVGALSDVDYGRFIYTLRTAVEPVMRAYDTREVLLSALKRDAKGNPQKLSGKDRVVLVGHSRPESLNTAKLLIDAETIDTRSIYLSTLKELLANEKIRVGWIDPAAPDSKIEVGSPKWDQMVAATSALVWVGEEPANPQIRKSAKCWIDATLVENKRVAAALTPDRFPNVDGSGSLQTIYTGVIPVVYKAQRTLLYSLLESMAFAFFMIAIVMSLLLNPGRMPWSWARLPNLGNGIMAGAIAMIPNVFPVLLVFGVMCHLEIAIDIGTMMTASVAMGVAVDDTIHFLTWFRTNLDRGMSRVDAVIETYRRVGPAMTQTTVVGGLGLFIFALSTFTPTQRFGTLMLMMLATALVGDLILLPALLAGPAGRWFKPRTSGPEPTPNLNNDAGAKANIDPRHEPNLKHPINGTHPAEASNTTETHYKGDIENEHDDLPSLKIHFPPERIDRPHRMKRK